In Mycobacterium branderi, the DNA window CGCCCAGATGCCGGACGGGCGCAACTACATGTGGGTGGCCCGCACCGTGGAGCGACGGGCATCGCGGTATGGTCAGCCCGGTAAGACCTTCGCGATCGGGCTGGGCTGCGAACTTCGGCACGCCCACCGGCTCGTCTACTCGGAAGGACTCGACTTGTCCGGCGACAACGCCACCCCGATCGGCGCGGGCTGCCGGGTCTGCGAACGCGACAACTGCCCGCAGCGGGCCTTCCCGGCGCTGGGCCGCGCCCTCGACCTCGACGAGCACCGCAGCACGGTGTCGCCGTACCTGGTGAAGCAATGACGGGCACGGACGTCGGGCGCATCCCGTCGGGAGGGTTTCGCGAGCTGGGGCCGATCAACTGGGTGCTCGCCAAGCTGGGTGCCCGCACCGTCCGGGCACCCGAGTTCCATCTGTTCACCACTTTGGGACAGCGCCAACTGCTCTTCTGGGCCTGGGCCTTCTACGGCGCCCGGCTACTGCGCGGACGGCTGCCTGCCGTCGACACCGAGTTGGTCATCCTGCGGGTCGCGCATTTGCGAGCATGCGAATACGAGTTGCAGCACCATCGCCGAATCGCGCGCAAGCGAGGGCTCGACGCGGACATGCAGGCCGCGATTTTC includes these proteins:
- a CDS encoding carboxymuconolactone decarboxylase family protein; this translates as MTGTDVGRIPSGGFRELGPINWVLAKLGARTVRAPEFHLFTTLGQRQLLFWAWAFYGARLLRGRLPAVDTELVILRVAHLRACEYELQHHRRIARKRGLDADMQAAIFGYPDAPDRFSDRQRALLAATDEFVKQRTITDGTWQQLASHLDRRQLIEFCLLASQYDGLAATMSALDIPLDHPE